The Nerophis lumbriciformis linkage group LG34, RoL_Nlum_v2.1, whole genome shotgun sequence genome includes a window with the following:
- the taf1b gene encoding TATA box-binding protein-associated factor RNA polymerase I subunit B: MDDEYTEGYSEACAQCSCVDWGVSDEGRFFCRSCHNVIEKTREVDLIVAPASGSSRVVTIRRGSRANTHERGRQWMTCEAFQFILRKQASALLELGVAPLFKDEVLWPLWRRFLQTSQLAYTNNPVRRAKLKRATTSDSESAAASSILSASETDGETDPPNTTDSCRDSSTCSLDGAAYLTSRLRPQRGHMSMSKTLALIHLALVWSRQALTLGDLLRLVSEGHVPYINAYEDLPEEMQLYGPDALIFRVQGVPSHQCLHKEAEALARFLQLPAFPPISRRDLLHPAVLSLRYLRDANLPDELHPWVCVLMERVDLAKTALHTLDPSRRFTLPQYDVQAAVLIIVTMKLVFGLDDRTEWELSNDASIKETNLTAEGGVSHDHFNLRRWYRLLNAALLRAEHTQQQDAARKQWKATPLCTSTSRKYKRVVAKKKRVAEQLQMCFQKLSSQPSHAPTAASSTFKFCWGDEDGADGPSLHRNTLKAAVTQSQEMLTPVNLTYWHLPLRPCDPRNCGSHYSAVEATLPRSFVWLLKLFSFLLQVSLAHLYQEVLSVERRLLGRKTPPGQHSGGSAPTTRKSRLRGRKLVNAAQGHVR, from the exons AAAACCCGGGAGGTGGACTTAATTGTGGCCCCGGCGTCGGGATCGTCCCGTGTCGTCACCATCCGCCGAGGGAGCCGTGCGAATACGCATG AGAGAGGTCGTCAGTGGATGACATGTGAAGCCTTCCAGTTTATCCTGAGGAAGCAAGCGAGTGCACTGCTGGAGCTTGGCGTGGCTCCGCTATTTAAGGACGAGGTGTTGTGGCCACTGTGGCGGCGCTTCCTGCAGACAAGCCAGCTGGCTTACACCAACAATCCCGTCAGGAGAGCCAAGTTGAAG CGAGCCACGACGTCTGACTCGGAAAGCGCTGCCGCGTCGTCCATCCTGTCTGCCAGCGAGACCGACGGCGAGACAGATCCGCCCAACACTACAG ATAGTTGCAGAGATAGTTCAACATGCTCGCTGGACGGCGCCGCCTACCTGACGTCTCGCCTGAGGCCACAACGCGGCCACATGAGCATGAGCAAGACTTTGGCTCTGATCCACTTGGCGTTAGTCTGGAGTCGCCAGGCGCTGACACTCGGCGACCTCCTCAG GCTAGTGAGCGAAGGACACGTGCCATACATCAATGCTTACGAGGACCTTCCTGAGGAGATGCAGCTCTATGGCCCAGATGCGCTCATCTTCAGAGTCCAG GGTGTCCCCTCACACCAATGTCTGCACAAGGAGGCGGAGGCACTCGCAcgcttcctgcaacttcctgcttTTCCTCCAATTAGCCGACGGGACCTGTTGCATCCAGCGGTGCTCAGTCTGCGCTACCTGAGAGACGCCAACCTGCCTG ATGAGCTCCACCCATGGGTGTGTGTTCTGATGGAGCGTGTCGACTTGGCGAAGACGGCGCTGCATACGTTGGATCCCTCGCGCCGCTTTACGCTGCCTCAGTACGATGTCCAGGCCGCCGTCCTCATCATCGTCACCATGAAGCTTGTCTTCGGCCTGGACGACCGCACAGAGTG GGAGTTATCAAACGACGCTAGCATCAAAGAAACCAACCTCACGGCTGAAGGAGGCGTGTCACATGACCACTTCAACCTGAGGCGGTGGTACCGGCTGCTGAACGCTGCTCTGCTCCGAGCTGAGCACACGCAACAACAGGACGCCGCCAG GAAGCAGTGGAAGGCCACACCCCTTTGCACGAGCACCAGCAGGAAGTACAAACGTGTGGTGGCAAAAAAGAAAA GAGTAGCGGAGCAGCTCCAGATGTGTTTCCAGAAGTTGTCATCTCAGCCCAGCCACGCCCCCACTGCTGCTTCGTCCACATTTAAGTTCTGTTGGGGGGACGAGGACGGCGCTGATGGCCCCAGTCTGCATCGTAACACACTGAAAGCTGCTGTCACCCAGTCACAGGAAATGCTGACGCCTGTTAACTTGACGTACTGGCACCTGCCCCTCAGGCCTTGCGACCCCCG GAATTGTGGCAGTCATTATTCGGCGGTGGAGGCGACACTTCCGCGCTCCTTTGTGTGGCTCCTGAAGCTCTTCAGCTTCTTGCTGCAGGTTAGCCTCGCCCACCTATATCAGGAAGTGCTGAGTGTAGAGCGGCGCCTCCTCGGCAGAAAGACGCCACCTGGTCAACACTCGGGCGGAAGCGCCCCCACAACCAGGAAGTCACGGCTCAGAGGAAGGAAACTTGTGAATGCGGCACAGGGTCATGTGAGGTAA